In Parasegetibacter sp. NRK P23, a single genomic region encodes these proteins:
- a CDS encoding LptF/LptG family permease codes for MKILDWYILKRFLVTFFFTILLITVISVVVDTSEKADDFVRSGLSTPDIITKYYFGFVPHIVALIFPLIVFISVIFFTSKLALRSEIIAILAGGITFNRMLRPFIMGGCILAGILWISNMFIIPKAQEIRSDFQIRYIDGNSSYRQGGGNYQNYYMRVDSITYVGIRSYDTTSKSAGSFFLQQIKNDKVVYNVRAERVFWDTAKKNWTLENAIERKINGTKEEVKMVPNMRIRLNFVPSELRKDEYLKDKLSSPELSRFIEREELRGAEGLNTLKVERYRRDATPVAVLILSIIGAVVASRKIRGGSGIHLAFGIVTAATFILMDRFSTVFSIKGNFPPLLAAWLPNIIFAGIAYWLYKKAPK; via the coding sequence ATGAAGATTCTCGACTGGTACATCCTGAAAAGGTTTCTGGTCACTTTCTTCTTCACCATATTGCTGATAACGGTCATCTCCGTGGTGGTGGATACGTCGGAGAAGGCGGATGATTTCGTGCGGTCGGGGCTTTCTACGCCGGACATCATCACGAAATATTACTTCGGCTTCGTGCCGCATATCGTGGCCCTGATCTTCCCGCTTATCGTGTTTATATCGGTGATCTTCTTCACCTCCAAACTGGCGTTACGTTCGGAAATTATCGCTATCCTGGCGGGAGGCATCACCTTCAACCGCATGTTGAGGCCCTTTATTATGGGGGGCTGTATCCTCGCGGGCATATTATGGATATCGAATATGTTCATCATCCCCAAGGCGCAGGAAATACGTTCCGATTTCCAGATCAGGTATATCGATGGGAACAGCAGTTACCGCCAGGGTGGGGGGAATTACCAGAACTATTACATGCGCGTGGATTCCATCACCTACGTGGGTATCCGCTCTTACGATACCACCTCCAAATCGGCCGGGAGTTTCTTTCTTCAGCAGATCAAAAACGACAAGGTCGTATACAATGTGCGCGCGGAAAGGGTGTTCTGGGATACCGCTAAAAAGAACTGGACGCTTGAAAACGCGATAGAAAGAAAGATAAACGGGACGAAGGAAGAAGTGAAGATGGTGCCGAATATGCGCATCAGACTGAACTTTGTGCCGTCTGAATTACGGAAAGATGAATACCTGAAGGATAAACTGAGTTCCCCCGAATTGTCCCGCTTCATCGAACGCGAGGAACTCCGTGGCGCCGAGGGGCTCAATACACTGAAAGTAGAGCGTTACCGACGCGATGCCACGCCTGTAGCGGTTTTGATTCTGTCCATTATCGGGGCGGTGGTGGCTTCCCGTAAGATCAGGGGCGGAAGTGGTATCCACCTGGCTTTTGGGATTGTAACCGCGGCCACCTTCATCCTGATGGACCGGTTTTCGACCGTGTTCTCCATCAAAGGAAATTTTCCGCCATTGCTGGCAGCCTGGCTGCCAAATATTATATTTGCAGGAATCGCCTACTGGTTGTACAAAAAAGCCCCTAAATAA
- the tgt gene encoding tRNA guanosine(34) transglycosylase Tgt, whose product MASLAFSIAGKDNMSKARAGEMVTDHGVIQTPIFMPVGTVGSVKAVNQQQLEQEVKAQIILGNTYHLYLRPGLDVLEKAGGLHRFNGWRHPILTDSGGYQVFSLAANRKIKEEGVVFQSHIDGSKHLFTPENVMDIQRTIGADIIMAFDECPPYPSEYGYAKKSMELTHRWLDRCFTRLAETPDKYGYSQNLFPIVQGGTYKDLRKTSSQYIASKGAVGNAIGGLSVGEPEEMMYEMCALCCENLPEDKPRYLMGVGTPWNILENIALGVDMFDCVMPTRNGRNGMLFTSEGVINIKNKKWADDFSVIDAGIDCATSNYYTKAYLRHLFVANELLALQIASIQNLAFYLHLVTEARKHILVGDFSSWKTEMVVKLKTRL is encoded by the coding sequence ATGGCATCATTGGCATTCAGTATAGCGGGAAAGGATAATATGTCGAAAGCCCGGGCCGGGGAAATGGTTACCGATCATGGTGTGATCCAGACGCCCATTTTTATGCCCGTGGGCACGGTGGGCAGCGTGAAAGCCGTGAACCAGCAGCAACTGGAGCAGGAAGTAAAGGCGCAGATCATATTGGGGAACACGTATCATTTATACCTTAGACCGGGATTGGACGTGCTGGAAAAAGCCGGCGGACTGCACCGTTTTAACGGATGGCGCCACCCGATACTGACCGATTCCGGTGGGTACCAGGTATTTTCCCTGGCCGCCAACCGGAAAATAAAAGAGGAAGGTGTGGTGTTTCAATCGCATATTGATGGGTCAAAACACCTGTTCACCCCGGAGAATGTGATGGACATCCAACGCACCATCGGGGCCGATATCATTATGGCTTTCGATGAATGCCCGCCTTACCCCAGTGAATACGGCTATGCGAAAAAATCGATGGAGCTCACCCACCGCTGGCTCGATCGCTGTTTTACGCGGCTGGCCGAAACACCCGATAAATACGGGTATTCGCAAAATCTCTTCCCCATCGTGCAGGGCGGTACATACAAAGATTTGCGCAAAACCTCTTCACAGTACATCGCTTCCAAAGGCGCCGTGGGCAACGCGATAGGCGGACTCTCCGTGGGGGAACCGGAAGAAATGATGTACGAAATGTGCGCGCTCTGCTGCGAAAATCTTCCTGAAGACAAGCCCCGGTACCTGATGGGCGTAGGTACACCCTGGAATATCCTGGAGAATATTGCCCTGGGTGTGGACATGTTCGATTGTGTGATGCCCACCCGCAACGGCAGGAATGGTATGTTGTTTACTTCTGAAGGAGTGATCAATATCAAAAACAAGAAATGGGCCGATGACTTCTCGGTAATTGATGCCGGAATAGATTGCGCTACCAGTAATTATTATACGAAGGCGTACCTGCGGCACCTTTTTGTGGCCAACGAATTGCTGGCCCTGCAAATTGCCAGTATCCAGAACCTTGCCTTTTACCTTCACCTGGTTACCGAAGCCCGCAAACACATACTGGTCGGGGATTTCAGCAGTTGGAAAACGGAAATGGTTGTTAAACTGAAGACAAGACTTTAG
- a CDS encoding glycosyltransferase — MTQLPWREALLALFALTTVVQVVYYLYFFRRLAWYRPLEKQHSQQHPVSVIICARDEAANLTKNLPGVLFQQYPSTNEVILVNDNSNDESRYLLAELQKTFKKMNVIELHQEAKLIAGKKYPLSIGIKEAKHEILLLTDADCVPASEHWMQKMQDAYDESTEIVLGYGAYHKKPGLLNKLIRFETLHAAMQYFSFALAGKPYMGVGRNLSYKKQLFFKNKGFSSINHIPGGDDDLFINKVANSSNTRIIIEPDTFTLSEPKKTWKEWFAQKTRHYSTARYYKPTHRFLLGGYAAAHFLFYPLLAVAIIFSDWRIALGLLGIKLITQGIVYYKCAKKLQENDLFAWFWLFDLWMFFYYCIFAPALWKKPRQNWN; from the coding sequence ATGACGCAACTACCCTGGAGGGAAGCACTACTCGCCCTCTTCGCCCTGACAACCGTAGTTCAGGTGGTTTACTATTTGTATTTCTTCCGGCGACTGGCCTGGTACCGGCCGCTGGAGAAACAACATTCCCAGCAACATCCTGTTTCGGTGATCATCTGCGCACGCGATGAAGCCGCAAATTTAACTAAAAATCTTCCGGGCGTACTATTTCAGCAATATCCTTCCACCAACGAAGTGATATTGGTGAACGATAACTCCAACGATGAGTCGCGGTACCTGCTGGCGGAATTGCAGAAAACATTCAAAAAAATGAATGTAATAGAACTGCACCAGGAAGCCAAACTGATTGCCGGAAAGAAGTACCCGCTCTCCATCGGCATCAAAGAAGCGAAACACGAAATACTCCTGCTTACGGATGCCGATTGCGTGCCCGCAAGCGAGCACTGGATGCAGAAAATGCAGGATGCCTACGACGAAAGCACCGAAATCGTACTCGGTTATGGCGCTTACCATAAAAAACCCGGATTACTCAACAAACTCATCCGCTTCGAGACACTCCACGCGGCCATGCAATACTTCTCCTTCGCCCTGGCAGGGAAGCCTTATATGGGCGTGGGCCGGAACCTTTCGTATAAAAAACAACTCTTCTTCAAGAATAAGGGTTTTTCCTCCATCAACCATATCCCGGGCGGAGACGACGACCTTTTCATCAATAAAGTAGCGAACAGTTCCAATACACGCATCATCATTGAACCGGACACCTTCACGCTTTCCGAGCCGAAGAAAACCTGGAAGGAATGGTTCGCCCAAAAAACACGCCACTATTCCACCGCCAGGTACTATAAACCAACGCACCGTTTCCTTTTGGGCGGGTACGCGGCGGCGCATTTTCTTTTCTATCCCTTACTGGCCGTGGCCATCATCTTCTCCGACTGGCGCATCGCACTCGGCCTCCTGGGCATCAAACTCATCACGCAAGGCATCGTGTATTATAAATGCGCGAAGAAACTCCAGGAGAACGACCTGTTCGCATGGTTCTGGTTGTTCGACCTCTGGATGTTCTTTTATTATTGCATCTTTGCACCAGCATTATGGAAAAAGCCCCGTCAAAACTGGAACTGA
- the rsmG gene encoding 16S rRNA (guanine(527)-N(7))-methyltransferase RsmG, protein MEKAPSKLELILQYFADFTPEQIAQFAALEALYTDWNSKINVISRKDIDSLYEKHVLHSLAIAAVAEFKPGMEVIDIGTGGGFPGIPLAIFFPETKFHLVDSINKKLNVVRAVAEAINLQNVTTQHTRTEDIKGRKFHFAVSRAVAPLKDLWRWAGPLLRKGGEPENPYGLICLKGGDLHQEISESGCRPQLTEVYDLFQEDYFKEKYVVRVNK, encoded by the coding sequence ATGGAAAAAGCCCCGTCAAAACTGGAACTGATCCTTCAGTATTTCGCCGATTTCACCCCGGAACAGATCGCGCAGTTCGCCGCGCTGGAAGCCTTGTACACCGATTGGAACAGTAAGATCAACGTAATTTCCAGAAAAGATATTGATAGTTTGTACGAAAAACACGTTTTGCATTCCCTCGCCATTGCCGCCGTAGCGGAATTCAAACCCGGCATGGAAGTGATCGATATCGGCACGGGTGGCGGTTTCCCCGGGATTCCCCTCGCGATTTTTTTCCCGGAAACAAAGTTCCATCTCGTAGACAGCATCAACAAAAAACTGAACGTGGTCCGCGCCGTGGCAGAAGCCATCAACCTCCAGAATGTAACCACGCAACATACCCGCACGGAAGACATCAAAGGAAGGAAATTCCATTTCGCAGTTTCCAGGGCCGTGGCCCCACTGAAGGACCTCTGGCGCTGGGCAGGACCGCTGCTCCGCAAAGGCGGCGAACCCGAAAACCCTTACGGACTCATCTGCCTCAAAGGAGGCGACCTGCACCAGGAAATCTCCGAAAGTGGCTGCAGGCCGCAGCTTACAGAAGTGTACGATCTTTTCCAGGAAGATTATTTCAAAGAGAAATACGTGGTGCGCGTGAACAAGTAA
- a CDS encoding efflux RND transporter periplasmic adaptor subunit yields the protein MKYDFRLALCAFSIAGCTANSAVPTTQSKPELPVITVVQKDTMLETRYVADIEAVQNVEIRAKVSGFLDKILIDEGREVKKGQILFKLNDEEYKANLASAKALLSNAMAEEKGAELEVKRVKLLVDKKVISKTELELAEARLTAAHAKVNEARSNESNAALKLSYTNIRAPFDGIINRIPLKAGSLVNEGALLTTVSDVRAIYAYFNVSENEYLRYRNKEDKENDQVELILSNGETYTHKGKIETIEGEFDETTGSIAFRARFPNPGKLLRHGASGKVRLTNKIEDALMVPQKSTFDIQDKNFVFVLNKENKVKMRHFKPKTRVADYYIVQEGLEKGDRIVYEGMQDLRDGAIITPKETSAAL from the coding sequence ATGAAATACGATTTTCGTTTGGCACTGTGCGCGTTCTCCATTGCGGGATGCACAGCCAACTCAGCAGTTCCCACTACCCAATCGAAACCTGAACTCCCGGTGATTACCGTGGTTCAGAAAGATACTATGCTCGAAACCCGTTATGTGGCCGATATCGAAGCCGTTCAAAATGTGGAAATACGCGCTAAAGTATCCGGGTTTCTCGATAAAATTTTAATTGATGAAGGCCGTGAAGTAAAGAAAGGACAAATCCTCTTCAAACTGAACGATGAAGAATACAAAGCGAATCTCGCTTCCGCCAAAGCCCTGCTCTCTAACGCGATGGCAGAAGAAAAAGGCGCTGAACTCGAAGTAAAACGAGTGAAATTACTGGTAGACAAAAAAGTCATTTCCAAAACAGAACTCGAACTGGCCGAAGCGCGGCTCACCGCGGCACACGCTAAAGTGAACGAAGCCCGGTCCAACGAATCGAATGCCGCGCTGAAACTCTCTTACACCAACATCCGTGCGCCTTTCGATGGGATCATCAACCGCATTCCGCTGAAGGCTGGTAGTCTCGTAAATGAGGGCGCACTCCTCACCACCGTATCCGATGTAAGGGCCATCTACGCCTATTTTAATGTATCGGAGAACGAATACCTCCGCTACCGCAACAAAGAAGACAAAGAAAACGACCAGGTGGAACTGATTCTCTCCAATGGTGAAACCTACACCCACAAAGGAAAGATAGAAACCATTGAAGGTGAGTTTGATGAAACCACCGGCTCCATCGCTTTCCGCGCACGTTTTCCTAATCCCGGAAAGTTGTTGCGGCACGGCGCTTCAGGCAAAGTAAGACTCACCAACAAGATTGAAGACGCCCTCATGGTGCCGCAGAAATCCACTTTCGATATCCAGGATAAAAACTTCGTATTCGTCCTGAACAAAGAGAACAAAGTGAAGATGCGGCACTTCAAACCAAAGACCCGCGTAGCCGATTACTACATTGTGCAGGAAGGGCTTGAAAAAGGCGACCGCATTGTGTACGAAGGCATGCAGGATTTGCGCGATGGCGCCATTATTACACCGAAAGAGACCAGCGCAGCACTCTAG
- a CDS encoding efflux RND transporter permease subunit, whose amino-acid sequence MIETFIRRPVLSLVISIVITLLGALALFTLPVTQFPDIVPPSVVVTAKYTGANAEVCAKAVATPLERAINGVPGMTYMSSVTSNNGTTLIQVFFKVGTDPDVAAVNVQNRVTTVLDELPEEVIKAGVTTEKEVNSMLMYLNVMSTDTATDEQFIYNFTDINVLQELKRIDGVGFVEIMGQKEYAMRVWLNPERMLAYKVSADEVTEALRAQNIEAAPGKTGESSGRNAQSFQYVLKYTGKFFEPEQYANIVIRSGDDGSFLKLKDVAEVEFGSMTYSMVSKTDGRPSASIMIKQRPGSNARDVIAAIKERMAELKERSFPPGMDFNVNYDVSRFLDASIHEVVKTLIEAFLLVFIVVFIFLQDFRSTLIPALAVPVALIGTLAFMQLMGFSINLLTLFALVLAIGIVVDNAIVVVEAVHVKMTEEKLPAMEATVSAMKEISGAIVAITLVMSAVFIPVAFLSGPVGVFYRQFSLTLAIAIVISGINALTLTPALCALMLKHSHSTGKKNLLQRFFSSFNKGYDATANGYMKLLGKIAGRRMVTIVLLLVFCGATWSVSKILPSGFIPTEDQGMIYVNVTTPPGSTVERTEAVLDGIQREAAKLGATESVSTLAGFSLVNDVAGASYGMGMINLKMWEERTSSVQEIIDSLIAATRHITDARIEFFPPPTVPGFGNSSGFELRVIDRTGTGDLQKTAAVTNGFISALKKDPAIGSAFTSFDPNFPQYMIHVDQEMAAQKGVTIDNAMSTLQTLLGSYYATNFIRFGQMYKVMVQAYPQYRTKPEDILQLYVRSSSGEMVPYSSFIKLERVYGPEQLTRYNMYTSAMINGDAAPGSSSGDAIKAIEKVAEKELPRGFGFEWSGMTREQILSGNQAVYIFLICIVFVYLLLAAQYESFLLPLPVLLSLPAGIFGAFATLYLAGLENNIYAQVALVMLIGLLGKNAILIVEFAVLKRKQGMPVLEAVKEGAFARLRPILMTSFAFIAGLIPLCIASGAGAMGNRSIGTAAAGGMLIGTLFGVLIIPGLIYLFSSKKEKNAA is encoded by the coding sequence ATGATCGAAACATTCATCAGGAGGCCGGTGCTTTCACTGGTGATCTCCATCGTCATCACATTACTCGGTGCACTGGCGCTGTTCACCTTGCCGGTGACGCAGTTCCCGGACATTGTGCCGCCATCTGTTGTGGTGACCGCCAAATACACCGGCGCGAACGCTGAAGTGTGCGCCAAGGCCGTGGCCACCCCGCTGGAACGCGCCATCAACGGTGTTCCCGGCATGACCTATATGTCGTCCGTAACCAGCAACAACGGCACCACCCTGATACAGGTGTTTTTTAAAGTTGGGACCGACCCCGACGTAGCGGCCGTGAACGTGCAAAACCGCGTTACCACCGTGCTGGATGAACTGCCGGAAGAAGTGATCAAAGCCGGTGTAACCACGGAAAAAGAAGTGAACAGTATGCTCATGTACCTGAACGTAATGAGCACCGATACGGCCACCGATGAACAGTTTATCTACAACTTTACCGACATCAACGTATTGCAGGAGCTGAAACGTATTGATGGCGTGGGTTTCGTGGAGATCATGGGCCAGAAGGAATACGCCATGCGGGTTTGGCTGAACCCGGAGCGCATGCTCGCCTACAAGGTTTCCGCCGATGAGGTAACCGAAGCGTTGCGGGCGCAGAACATAGAAGCGGCACCTGGGAAAACCGGAGAAAGTTCCGGTCGTAATGCCCAATCTTTTCAATATGTATTGAAATACACCGGAAAGTTTTTTGAACCGGAGCAGTACGCCAATATCGTGATCCGTTCCGGAGACGATGGCTCCTTTCTGAAACTGAAGGATGTGGCCGAAGTGGAGTTTGGTTCCATGACCTACAGTATGGTATCGAAAACAGATGGTCGCCCCTCCGCTTCCATCATGATCAAACAAAGGCCCGGGTCCAACGCCCGGGATGTGATCGCGGCCATCAAGGAACGGATGGCTGAGTTGAAGGAACGCTCCTTTCCCCCGGGCATGGATTTTAACGTAAACTATGATGTATCCCGTTTCCTCGACGCATCGATTCACGAAGTGGTGAAAACATTGATAGAAGCGTTTCTACTTGTATTCATCGTCGTGTTCATCTTCCTTCAGGATTTCAGAAGTACGCTTATCCCAGCATTGGCCGTACCCGTAGCGCTCATCGGCACACTGGCCTTCATGCAGTTGATGGGCTTCTCCATTAACCTGCTCACCTTGTTCGCGCTGGTACTGGCGATTGGTATTGTGGTGGACAACGCGATCGTGGTGGTGGAGGCGGTCCATGTAAAGATGACCGAAGAAAAACTTCCGGCGATGGAAGCCACGGTTTCCGCCATGAAAGAGATCAGCGGGGCCATCGTGGCCATCACCCTGGTGATGTCGGCGGTATTTATACCGGTGGCATTCTTATCCGGCCCGGTTGGTGTTTTCTACCGGCAGTTCTCCCTCACCCTCGCCATAGCCATTGTTATCTCGGGCATCAACGCGCTTACCCTAACCCCGGCACTCTGTGCGCTGATGCTTAAACACAGCCACAGTACAGGAAAAAAGAACCTGTTGCAACGTTTCTTTTCTTCCTTCAACAAAGGTTACGATGCTACCGCCAACGGTTACATGAAATTATTGGGCAAGATCGCGGGCAGAAGGATGGTAACGATCGTGTTGCTGCTTGTTTTCTGTGGCGCGACCTGGAGTGTTTCGAAAATTCTTCCCTCAGGCTTTATTCCCACGGAAGACCAGGGCATGATTTACGTGAACGTAACTACGCCACCCGGTTCCACCGTTGAACGTACCGAAGCCGTACTGGATGGTATTCAGCGGGAAGCGGCCAAACTTGGCGCGACGGAATCCGTTTCCACACTCGCGGGCTTCAGTCTGGTGAACGATGTAGCCGGCGCCTCTTACGGCATGGGCATGATTAACCTGAAGATGTGGGAAGAAAGAACCTCCTCGGTCCAGGAAATCATTGATTCCCTGATCGCCGCTACCCGGCACATCACCGACGCACGCATCGAATTCTTTCCCCCGCCCACCGTTCCCGGCTTCGGCAACTCCAGCGGATTTGAATTGAGGGTGATCGACAGAACCGGTACCGGCGACCTGCAAAAAACCGCGGCGGTCACCAATGGCTTCATCTCCGCGCTGAAAAAGGACCCGGCCATCGGCTCCGCCTTCACCAGCTTCGATCCCAACTTCCCGCAGTATATGATCCATGTTGACCAGGAAATGGCCGCACAAAAAGGCGTTACGATAGACAACGCCATGAGCACCCTGCAAACTTTGCTCGGCAGTTATTACGCCACGAACTTCATCCGCTTCGGACAGATGTATAAAGTGATGGTACAGGCTTACCCGCAATACCGCACCAAGCCGGAAGACATCCTTCAGCTTTATGTGCGCAGCAGCAGCGGAGAAATGGTTCCTTATTCCAGTTTCATCAAACTGGAACGTGTATACGGACCGGAGCAACTCACCCGCTACAACATGTACACCTCCGCCATGATTAATGGTGATGCCGCACCCGGTTCAAGCAGCGGCGACGCCATTAAGGCGATAGAAAAAGTAGCGGAGAAAGAACTCCCGAGGGGCTTCGGTTTTGAATGGAGCGGCATGACGCGCGAACAGATTCTTTCCGGCAACCAGGCCGTTTACATCTTCCTGATCTGTATCGTGTTCGTGTACCTGTTGCTGGCTGCTCAGTACGAAAGTTTCCTGCTGCCGCTGCCCGTGCTGCTCTCGTTGCCCGCGGGCATCTTCGGCGCGTTCGCCACACTTTACCTGGCAGGACTGGAAAACAATATTTATGCGCAGGTGGCCCTCGTGATGCTGATCGGACTGTTGGGAAAGAACGCCATCCTGATCGTGGAGTTCGCCGTACTCAAGAGGAAACAGGGCATGCCGGTACTGGAAGCGGTGAAAGAAGGCGCTTTCGCACGTTTGCGTCCTATACTCATGACCTCCTTCGCCTTTATTGCGGGATTGATCCCCTTGTGTATCGCCAGCGGCGCGGGCGCCATGGGCAACCGTTCTATTGGTACCGCCGCAGCAGGCGGCATGCTGATCGGCACCTTGTTCGGCGTACTGATCATTCCCGGACTTATCTATCTCTTCAGTTCTAAAAAAGAAAAAAATGCAGCTTAA
- a CDS encoding efflux transporter outer membrane subunit: protein MQLNKILLVSAIAIAGGCAVPKKQLSPELSALPDTFHHAADNDSLQVSLPVRTTLFTDTVLLALIDTALQQNADMLIAVQKLNLSATELYRRKAAFLPSLEATASAGITRYGDYTIDGVGNFDTNLSGNINEKQRTPDPLVPDYFVGFRSNWELDIWGKLKTLKTAASYQYLSDQAAQQMVKTELVAQVASLYYELLAKDNERAILEKNIQLQETALEIIRTQKTGGRATELAVQQFQAQLLRTQGAVFLTNQEITALENQLCFLLGKYPERIKRGTPLNLQQMPGTLNVGIPAQLLKNRPDIRREELKMKAVTAGTEAARLSFKPSFLITPYAGLNSFKAGLLFSPESAALGILGNISAPLLNQRALKANHREAATQAAISFQEYRKTVLNAVQEVSSGLNAIQNITKAYQYKEQEFNVLNNGVSTANDLFLSGYANYLEVITAQRTVLETELELSRQKKELLLSQVKLYRALGGN from the coding sequence ATGCAGCTTAACAAGATATTACTTGTCTCCGCAATCGCCATCGCCGGAGGATGCGCCGTGCCGAAAAAACAACTTTCTCCGGAACTCTCCGCTTTACCGGATACCTTCCACCATGCGGCAGACAACGACTCATTGCAGGTAAGCCTTCCCGTTAGAACAACACTGTTTACCGATACGGTATTGCTCGCCCTGATAGATACCGCGTTACAACAAAACGCAGACATGTTGATAGCGGTACAGAAACTGAACCTCAGCGCAACGGAACTCTACCGCCGGAAAGCCGCCTTTCTTCCCAGCCTGGAAGCCACAGCCAGCGCGGGCATTACGAGATACGGCGATTATACGATAGACGGTGTCGGCAATTTCGACACCAATCTTTCAGGCAACATCAACGAGAAACAACGGACACCGGACCCATTAGTGCCGGATTATTTCGTCGGGTTCCGGAGCAATTGGGAACTCGACATCTGGGGTAAACTGAAAACCCTTAAAACCGCGGCCTCTTACCAGTACTTATCCGACCAGGCCGCGCAACAGATGGTAAAAACCGAACTGGTGGCACAAGTAGCGTCGTTGTATTACGAACTGCTTGCGAAAGACAATGAACGCGCCATCCTGGAAAAGAATATTCAACTCCAGGAAACCGCGTTGGAAATCATCCGTACCCAAAAAACCGGCGGACGCGCCACAGAGCTTGCCGTACAACAGTTCCAGGCGCAGTTGCTGCGTACACAGGGCGCGGTATTTCTCACCAATCAGGAAATCACCGCACTGGAAAACCAGCTCTGCTTCCTGCTGGGAAAATATCCCGAGCGGATTAAACGTGGTACACCATTGAACCTCCAGCAAATGCCCGGCACACTGAATGTGGGCATCCCCGCTCAATTACTGAAAAACCGTCCTGATATACGCAGAGAAGAATTAAAAATGAAAGCCGTCACCGCGGGTACGGAAGCGGCAAGACTTTCCTTCAAACCTTCCTTCCTGATCACGCCTTATGCAGGATTGAACAGTTTTAAAGCAGGCTTGCTTTTCAGTCCTGAATCAGCCGCACTCGGCATCCTCGGTAACATCAGCGCACCATTGCTGAACCAGCGGGCGCTGAAGGCGAACCACCGCGAAGCCGCAACACAGGCAGCCATCAGTTTCCAGGAATACAGGAAAACAGTATTGAATGCCGTACAGGAGGTGAGTTCCGGACTCAATGCCATTCAGAATATCACCAAAGCCTACCAATACAAAGAGCAGGAATTTAATGTGCTGAACAATGGCGTATCCACCGCGAACGACCTGTTCCTCAGCGGGTACGCCAATTACCTTGAAGTAATCACCGCACAAAGAACCGTACTGGAAACCGAACTGGAACTGAGCAGGCAGAAAAAAGAACTGCTGCTTTCACAAGTGAAGCTGTACCGTGCATTAGGAGGAAATTAA
- a CDS encoding response regulator transcription factor, with protein MKINVCIVDDNKDIRQALEEVIKLSDDYVCIGSYASCEEALDGIPDVHPHVVLMDINLGTGSGIDCVRKLKPQVPDILYMMCTVYEEDEKIFEALSAGANGYILKKTAPDKLLEAIRELHEGGAPMSSQIARKVVAAFQAKSLADSQADTLGMLSNREKEILELLAKGMLYKEIAAELFISQETVRKHVYHIYEKLHVNNRIEAINKFFGR; from the coding sequence ATGAAGATCAATGTATGTATCGTGGATGATAACAAGGACATCCGACAGGCGCTGGAAGAAGTGATCAAATTATCAGACGATTATGTTTGCATCGGTTCTTACGCTTCCTGTGAAGAAGCGCTGGATGGAATTCCTGATGTACATCCTCATGTAGTGTTAATGGACATCAACCTGGGAACGGGCAGCGGCATAGATTGTGTCCGCAAACTCAAACCCCAGGTACCGGACATTCTTTATATGATGTGTACGGTGTATGAAGAAGATGAAAAGATCTTCGAGGCGCTGAGCGCGGGCGCCAATGGTTATATTCTCAAAAAAACCGCCCCGGACAAATTACTGGAAGCCATCCGCGAATTGCATGAAGGTGGTGCCCCCATGAGCAGCCAGATCGCAAGAAAAGTAGTGGCGGCCTTCCAGGCCAAATCCCTGGCCGACAGCCAGGCGGATACGCTCGGCATGTTGTCTAACCGGGAAAAGGAAATACTGGAACTCCTCGCGAAAGGCATGTTGTACAAAGAGATCGCCGCCGAACTGTTCATCAGCCAGGAAACGGTGCGTAAACATGTGTACCATATTTACGAAAAGCTTCACGTCAACAACCGGATCGAAGCCATCAATAAGTTCTTCGGAAGGTAA